Part of the Terrisporobacter glycolicus ATCC 14880 = DSM 1288 genome is shown below.
GTTCATTATATCATCGCGAGTTGATATAACCTCTTTAAATTCAACTGTACCTTCTACAACTAAATCTTGTGCATTATTTAACCAAACATCAGTACCATGAGATAATCCTGATATACGTACAAGCTCTGCAAATGTGGTTGGCTTTGTATCGAGAAGCATTTGTCTAACGAACTTTGTTCCAAACTCAGGTATGGCAAGACAACCTATTGGACAGTTTATTTCCTCAGGTGTTACCCCTAAAGCATCTGTAGATGTAAATAAAGACATTGTTTCTTTGTCATCTAGAGGTATTTCTGTAGCAATCTTTCCTGTAATATCCTCTATCATTCTAATGATGGTCGGAACGTCGTGTCCTAGTATATCAAGTTTTAGTATCCTACCACTTATAGAGTGATAGTCAAAGTGCGTAGTTATAACTCCACAACTTGTATCATTTGCTGGATATTGTATAGGAGTTATATCATAAACATCTTTGTAATCTGGTATAACCATAACCCCACCAGGATGTTGTCCTGAAGTTCTTTTTACCCCTGTACATCCATTAGCAAGTCTTAATACTTCTGCTGATGTGGAATTTAAATCATTTTCTTCCACAAATTTCTTGGCATAACCAAATGCCGTTTTTTCTGCAACTGTACCTATTGTACCTGCTCTATATACATGACCTTCTCCAAAAAGCTCTTCCGTGTATTTATGAATGACAGGTTGATAACTTCCTGAGAAATTAAGGTCAATATCAGGTTCCTTATCTCCTTCAAATCCAAGGAAAACCTCAAAAGGTATATCATGTCCGTCTTTTTTCAATGGTCTTCCGCATTTAGGACAATCTTTTGCTGGTAAATCAACTCCAGACCCCCATTCACCTATTTCATAGAAATAAGAATACTTACACTCTGAGTTTTCACAAATATAATGCGCTGGTAGCGGATTAACTTCCGTTATATCACTCATGGTAGCAGCAAGAGAAGATCCAACAGACCCCCTAGAACCAACTAAATATCCATCTGCAAGAGATTTTGTAACTAATTTTTGGGCTATAATATACATCACTGCATAACCATTACTTATAATTGAATTCAACTCTCTATCAAGCCTTTTTCTAACAACATCTGGAAGAGGAGTACCATAGATTCTTTCAGCCTTCTCATTACACATATCTCTAAGTTCCTTATCTGAACCTTGGATTACTGGTGGAAAGGTTGCATTAGGTATTGGAAGTATGTCTTCAATCATATCTGCCACCTTATTTGTATTTTCTACTACAACCTCATATGCTAAATCTTCTCCTAGATACTTAAATTCATCTAGCATTTCGTCTGTAGTTCTAAAATGAAGATAAGTCTCTTCTTCATCTACCTTAAAGCCTTGTGAGTATTTAAGCACCGTTCTATATATAGCTTCATGTTTATCTATAAAGTGTACATCTCCTGTAGCTACAGGAATTTTTCCAAACTTCTTTGCCACTTCAATCATTCTTCTATTTAAATCTCTTAACTCTTCCTCATCTTCCACTTCACCTTTATCAATCATAAATCTGTTATTATCAATTGGCATAACTTCAATATAATCATAAAGAGAAATTATTCGTTCTAAATCTTCATCACTTTTGTTTTGCTTAACAGCTTGGAAAACTTCCCCAGCTTCACAAGCTGATCCAACTATTATTCCTTCTTTATATTCTTCCAAGATACTTTTTAAAATTCTAGGTGCTCTATAAAAATGATTTACATGAGCATCAGATACTATTTTATATAAATTTTTTATTCCAATTTGATTTTGGGCAATTAAAGCCACATGGTTAGTTCTTAATTTAGTGTAATCTATGTCTCCTAAAATTGTATTTATATCGCTTAATTTTTCTGCCCCCTTCTTTTTTATCATTTCTAAAAATTTGATAAATATATGCGCCGTAGCTTCTGCATCATCTACAGCTCTGTGGTGATTAAGTAGTGGAATTCCTAGCTCTTTAGCTATAAGATTTAATCTAAATCTTTTCATATGAGGAAGTAAAGTCCTGGCAAGTGTTAATGTATCTACTGAAGTATTTTTAAATTCAATATTTTGTTCTCTACATTTTTGTTGCATAAATCCCATATCAAAGTCTGCATTGTGAGCAACTAATACACTGTCTCCTATAAATTCAACAAACTTTGGTAATACTTCTTCAATAGTAGGCTTATCTTTTATTAAATCATTTGTGATCCCAGTAAGCTCTTGAACTTTGTAAGAAATATCCTTCTCAGGATTTATCAATTGACTAAACCTATCAACAATCTTATAATTTTCTACCTTTACTGCACCTATTTCCGTAATTTTATCATTTTTATTTGAAAAACCTGTAGTTTCCAAGTCAAATACTATGAATGTCTGAGATAACTCTTCATCATTAGCCTTTTGTATCACAGGCAGATTATCTTCTACTAAATATCCTTCAACACCATAAAGTATTTTTATATTGTTAGCCTTTCCTGCATCCATGGCCTCCGGGAAAGCCTGAACCACACCGTGATCTGTTATTGCAATTGCCCTATGACCCCAGTCAGCTGCCTGTTTAACTAATTTTTTAGTAGGACATAAAGCATCCATTGAAGACATTTGAGTATGAGCATGTAATTCAACTCTTTTGCCTTTTTTACAAGTATCTTTTCTCTTAGGTTTTTCCTCTTGTCTAATACCACTTATAGTCATAGTGATTTCTCTTTGATAAGTATCATATAATACATCACCTTTAATTTTTACATAAGACCCTTCTTTTACACTATCTAATACCTTATCCTTATTTAAATCATTTAAAAATAATTTGCAATTAATAGAGCTTGTATTGTCTGTAATAGACATAATCGAAAGTATTTTACCATTTCTTAATTCTTTATTTTCTATATTAAATATTTCTCCTATAACTGCTACTGTCTTAGATTTTTGATTAAGATCTTTTATTGGATGTACTAAACTGTTAACATCTTCTCCATAAATCAAATGTTCATCATATTCATCCTTAATCACATAAGTTTCTTCCTCACTATCTTCATCTACTACTTCAAATTCCATTTCCTTAATTAAGTCTTCAATTTCTTTATCTGTTTTTTCTATTAATTTTTTTATGTCTGTCTTATCACTAACTGCTTTTTCAACTTTGACTTGATAGTCAATTCCCAATTCTTCTAATAATACATTTCTGATAATATCTTCTATATTATTCTTTTTTAGTTTTTCATAAAAAATATCTTTAGGTATTTTTATTTTTAGCATATTATCTAAACACATATACTCTACTTGCTTCTTCCATCCGTCAATAGCCGGACAGATTTTTTTTAATATATATATAATATTATGCCAATAAGCTTTTACTATATCTTTTTCTGATTTTCTACCAAAGCCACTAAACTTAATTTTAAGCCTAATATTTTTAAAATATTTTAATTTATCAAGTAGCTCTTCTCTAAGCTCATCTAAAATCTCATGAGATATAATATCCTTTGAAACTAAATACATATAAAAAATTTTTTCTTCTTTAAAGTATACAATCTTAGATACTTGTACTTCTTTTAATTGCTTTTCCAATCTACTATTTTTAATTTCTAGTTTTTCTAAATAGTCTTTAATACTATCCATGAGATTATCACTTCCTTTCCTAGATAAATTATTATATCATATCTAAAAATAAATTTATTGCCATATTTTATAAAATAAAATTTATTTTTAGGATTAGCTTCAAAATACAACTTCGTTAATATTATATAATATGACCACAATTCAAACTAAGGCGGTGTTTTAATATGGCATGCGATAATATTTTTGACATAAATTATATGTCCACATATTATGATAACCTGGGAGGAAAAAAGTTATTTAAAAACTGCGTAAAAGAGTTCAATTCAAAAATAGATAAGAAG
Proteins encoded:
- a CDS encoding PolC-type DNA polymerase III → MDSIKDYLEKLEIKNSRLEKQLKEVQVSKIVYFKEEKIFYMYLVSKDIISHEILDELREELLDKLKYFKNIRLKIKFSGFGRKSEKDIVKAYWHNIIYILKKICPAIDGWKKQVEYMCLDNMLKIKIPKDIFYEKLKKNNIEDIIRNVLLEELGIDYQVKVEKAVSDKTDIKKLIEKTDKEIEDLIKEMEFEVVDEDSEEETYVIKDEYDEHLIYGEDVNSLVHPIKDLNQKSKTVAVIGEIFNIENKELRNGKILSIMSITDNTSSINCKLFLNDLNKDKVLDSVKEGSYVKIKGDVLYDTYQREITMTISGIRQEEKPKRKDTCKKGKRVELHAHTQMSSMDALCPTKKLVKQAADWGHRAIAITDHGVVQAFPEAMDAGKANNIKILYGVEGYLVEDNLPVIQKANDEELSQTFIVFDLETTGFSNKNDKITEIGAVKVENYKIVDRFSQLINPEKDISYKVQELTGITNDLIKDKPTIEEVLPKFVEFIGDSVLVAHNADFDMGFMQQKCREQNIEFKNTSVDTLTLARTLLPHMKRFRLNLIAKELGIPLLNHHRAVDDAEATAHIFIKFLEMIKKKGAEKLSDINTILGDIDYTKLRTNHVALIAQNQIGIKNLYKIVSDAHVNHFYRAPRILKSILEEYKEGIIVGSACEAGEVFQAVKQNKSDEDLERIISLYDYIEVMPIDNNRFMIDKGEVEDEEELRDLNRRMIEVAKKFGKIPVATGDVHFIDKHEAIYRTVLKYSQGFKVDEEETYLHFRTTDEMLDEFKYLGEDLAYEVVVENTNKVADMIEDILPIPNATFPPVIQGSDKELRDMCNEKAERIYGTPLPDVVRKRLDRELNSIISNGYAVMYIIAQKLVTKSLADGYLVGSRGSVGSSLAATMSDITEVNPLPAHYICENSECKYSYFYEIGEWGSGVDLPAKDCPKCGRPLKKDGHDIPFEVFLGFEGDKEPDIDLNFSGSYQPVIHKYTEELFGEGHVYRAGTIGTVAEKTAFGYAKKFVEENDLNSTSAEVLRLANGCTGVKRTSGQHPGGVMVIPDYKDVYDITPIQYPANDTSCGVITTHFDYHSISGRILKLDILGHDVPTIIRMIEDITGKIATEIPLDDKETMSLFTSTDALGVTPEEINCPIGCLAIPEFGTKFVRQMLLDTKPTTFAELVRISGLSHGTDVWLNNAQDLVVEGTVEFKEVISTRDDIMNYLIFKGLPPKMAFTIMESVRKGKGLKPEFIEEMKKNNVPDWYVGSCQKIKYMFPKAHAVAYVMMSFRLAYYKVHYPEAFYATYFTTKAEDFDADLIVKGLDGIRNKMDEIISLGNDATAKEKNMLTVLEVAYEMYARNIKILPVDIYKSDATEFKVMGEKQILPPMIALQGVGENAAIHIQQERENGEFISKEDLRKRTKISKTVIETLTNHGSLDNMSDKNQLSLF